The Fulvia fulva chromosome 6, complete sequence genome includes a window with the following:
- a CDS encoding Ribosome-interacting GTPase 2: MVNITDKIKEIEDEMSRTQKNKATNYHLGLLKGKLARLRAQLLEPTTAAGGGGAGFDVSKSGDARIALVGFPSVGKSTFLSKVTKTKSEVAAYSFTTLTAIPGVLEYGGAEIQVLDLPGIIEGASEGKGRGRQVISAAKTSDMILMVLDATKRAEQRALLEAELNAVGIRLNEEPPNITLKPKKAGGVKVTFATPSKNLDEKLLYTILKDYKILNADVLVRDENATVDQFIDVIMKDHRTYIKCLYVYNKVDAIGLEHLNKLAREPNTEIMSCELDLGITDVVDRCWEELRLIRVYTKRKGIDPDFSEALIVRNNSTIEDVCDAIHRTIKESFKYALVWGASARHVPQRVGLSHLVADEDVVSIVGTKSGLAAK, encoded by the exons ATGGTCAACATCACGGACAAGATCAAGGA GATCGAAGATGAGATGAGCAGGACGCAAA AAAACAAGGCCACCA ACTACCATTTAGGATTGCTGAAGGG AAAGCTTGCCCGACTACGTGCCCAACTTCTCGAGCCCACAACAGCTGCTGGCGGAGGTGGCGCTGGTTTCGATGTCTCGAAGTCTGGTGATGCTCGAATAGCTCTGGTCGGCTTCCCATCAGTCGGAAAATCTACATTCCTGTCGAAAGTCACGAAGACGAAGTCCGAGGTGGCTGCATACTCTTTCACAACCCTCACGGCGATCCCGGGTGTGCTAGAGTATGGCGGCGCCGAGATCCAAGTTCTGGATCTTCCTGGTATCATCGAAGGTGCTTCAGAAGGCAAAGGTAGAGGACGGCAGGTTATTTCGGCGGCAAAG ACCAGCGACATGATCCTCATGGTACTGGACGCCACAAAGCGAGCTGAGCAGAGAGCACTACTTGAGGCCGAACTGAACGCTGTAGGCATACGGCTCAACGAGGAACCTCCAAATATCACTCTCAAGCCGAAGAAAGCAGGTGGCGTGAAGGTCACATTCGCTACGCCGTCGAAGAACCTGGACGAGAAGCTGCTCTACACGATCCTCAAGGACTACAAGATCCTCAACGCAGACGTCCTCGTACGGGATGAGAACG CTACCGTTGACCAGTTCATCGACGTGATTATGAAGGACCACCGAACATACATCAAGTGCCTCTACGTCTACAACAAAGTCGACGCAATTGGTCTCGAGCATCTAAACAAGCTCGCACGCGAACCAAATACCGAAATCATGAGCTGTGAGCTGGATCTCGGCATCACGGATGTGGTCGATCGATGTTGGGAAGAGCTCCGACTCATCCGCGTCTACACCAAGCGGAAAGGTATCGATCCGGACTTCTCCGAAGCATTGATTGTCCGTAACAACAGCACCATCGAGGATGTATGTGACGCCATCCACAGGACGATCAAGGAAAGCTTCAAGTATGCGTTGGTGTGGGGAGCCAGCGCGCGACATGTGCCGCAGAGAGTCGGTCTGTCACATTTGGTAGCGGATGAGGACGTGGTCAGCATCGTGGGTACCAAGAGTGGTCTGGCAGCCAAATAG